The following are from one region of the Thiohalorhabdus sp. Cl-TMA genome:
- a CDS encoding efflux RND transporter periplasmic adaptor subunit, with product MSTRARIAPFLIVLVILLAGGTVWWVGQIPRSGYSSPDAATDQNPRRVAVEAVPVTTGTIRDVRSFTGTLEPGQAFTLAPKTGGQVERIHVDIGDRVRKGQVVAELADAESRQAVAEAEAMLGVARAELNQARADARLAERELERTRRLAGRDMASASALDTAEAEAQAQEAAVEVARARVKQREAALARARVQLGYMTIRANWPDGDATRVVGQRMVNPGDSVGASEPLLSVLRIAPLTAVIQVPERDYARLTEGQNATLTSRALPGRTFDAAISRIAPRFSPDSRRARVEVRAPNPDRALKPGMFVNVRVIVGEAEDATLIPAEALVRRREEPGVYRIRAHSPATVEFVPVTPGIRNGDRIQIRAPQDLSGRVVTLGQQMLEDGAPVTVAELPES from the coding sequence ATGAGCACCCGAGCCCGCATTGCCCCCTTTCTGATCGTCCTGGTCATCCTCTTAGCCGGCGGCACGGTCTGGTGGGTGGGCCAGATTCCCCGCTCCGGCTACTCCAGCCCGGACGCCGCCACCGACCAGAACCCCCGGCGCGTGGCCGTGGAGGCCGTACCGGTGACCACCGGCACCATCAGGGACGTGCGCTCCTTCACCGGCACCCTGGAGCCCGGGCAGGCCTTCACGCTGGCCCCCAAGACCGGCGGGCAGGTGGAGCGGATCCACGTGGACATCGGCGACCGGGTGCGCAAGGGGCAGGTGGTGGCGGAGCTGGCCGACGCCGAGTCCCGGCAGGCCGTGGCGGAGGCGGAGGCCATGCTGGGCGTGGCGCGCGCCGAGCTGAACCAGGCCCGGGCCGATGCCCGGCTGGCCGAGCGGGAGCTGGAGCGCACCCGCCGCCTGGCGGGACGGGACATGGCCTCGGCCTCGGCCCTGGACACCGCCGAGGCCGAGGCCCAGGCGCAGGAGGCGGCCGTGGAGGTGGCCCGGGCGCGGGTGAAGCAGCGAGAGGCGGCCCTCGCCCGGGCCCGGGTGCAGCTCGGCTACATGACCATCCGCGCCAACTGGCCCGACGGCGACGCCACCCGGGTGGTGGGGCAGCGCATGGTCAATCCCGGGGATTCCGTGGGCGCCAGCGAGCCGCTCCTTTCAGTTCTCCGCATCGCGCCGCTCACCGCGGTGATTCAGGTCCCCGAGCGCGATTACGCGCGGCTCACTGAGGGCCAGAACGCCACCCTTACCAGCCGCGCGCTTCCCGGCCGGACCTTCGACGCTGCCATCTCCCGCATCGCGCCGCGCTTCTCCCCGGACAGCCGCCGCGCCCGGGTGGAGGTGCGCGCCCCCAATCCCGACCGCGCGCTGAAGCCCGGCATGTTCGTCAACGTGCGGGTCATCGTGGGCGAGGCGGAGGACGCCACCCTGATCCCGGCCGAGGCCCTGGTGCGCCGCCGCGAGGAGCCGGGCGTCTACCGGATCCGCGCGCACTCCCCGGCCACCGTGGAGTTCGTCCCTGTCACCCCGGGCATCCGCAACGGCGACCGCATCCAGATCCGCGCGCCCCAGGACCTCTCCGGACGGGTGGTCACCCTCGGTCAGCAGATGCTCGAGGACGGCGCACCCGTCACCGTCGCGGAGCTGCCCGAGTCGTGA
- a CDS encoding CBS domain-containing protein: MVESYEAFSLCIRAPGNDTDQQQEVEMEIREIMTTEYQWVTPATPIQEAAQLMRDQNIGMLPVFEGQKLIGTVTDRDITTRCVANGVDPQSTHVNHAMTRDVVHCFEDDDLQAAAKLMEEHQVRRLLIYNRSEEPVGIVAHADLARNPEASGLAGEVLQDVSEPGPSHRPTGH; the protein is encoded by the coding sequence GTGGTCGAATCCTATGAAGCGTTCTCCCTGTGCATCCGTGCGCCGGGGAACGACACCGATCAGCAACAGGAGGTGGAAATGGAGATTCGGGAGATCATGACCACCGAGTATCAGTGGGTAACGCCCGCCACACCGATCCAGGAAGCCGCCCAGCTCATGCGGGACCAGAACATCGGCATGCTGCCGGTATTCGAGGGGCAGAAGCTCATCGGCACTGTTACCGACCGCGATATCACCACCCGGTGCGTGGCCAATGGCGTTGACCCGCAATCCACGCATGTGAACCACGCTATGACCCGGGATGTCGTTCACTGCTTCGAGGACGACGATCTGCAAGCGGCCGCCAAATTGATGGAGGAGCACCAGGTACGGCGACTGTTGATCTATAACCGTTCGGAGGAACCGGTAGGCATCGTCGCCCATGCCGACTTGGCGCGGAACCCCGAGGCCTCGGGCCTTGCCGGGGAGGTGCTGCAGGATGTCTCCGAGCCGGGCCCCTCCCACCGGCCCACGGGACACTGA